One region of Tumebacillus amylolyticus genomic DNA includes:
- a CDS encoding aldehyde dehydrogenase family protein, with protein sequence MEAISHKLNPRTVDFVKSKTVKKMFVGGQFVEAVSGKTFPIYNPANNEILAYVAEGDKEDIDRAVACARDAFESGPWHRMMPSERARLIYTLADLIERDSDVFAEIESLDNGKPIAEAKGFDVPMTVEHFRYYAGWATKISGDVIPVNIPNMHNYVRREPIGVVGQIIPWNFPLLMAAWKLGAALATGCTVVLKPAEQTPLSALYLAKLVQEAGFPAGVVNIVPGFGETAGNALVTHRDVDKIAFTGSTEVGKLIMSNASVDLKRVSLELGGKSPNIIFPDADFSRAVKGSMQAIFFNQGQVCSAGSRLYIHKSQYDNVLSDMVTHASNVRQGYGIDPKTQMGPLVSEEQLTRVTGYIERGLEQGAKIAIGGERGEGDLSRGYFVRPTVFYDVQDDMAIAQEEIFGPVVATMPFDDIEDVIKRANASTYGLAAGVWTQNMKTAFTVANSLKAGSVWINCYNMFDAASPFGGYKHSGIGREMGEYALENYTQHKSVWVNYN encoded by the coding sequence ATGGAAGCAATTAGCCATAAACTCAACCCGCGCACGGTTGATTTCGTAAAGTCCAAAACGGTGAAAAAAATGTTCGTCGGCGGTCAATTTGTGGAAGCGGTCTCCGGCAAGACGTTCCCGATCTACAACCCGGCGAACAACGAAATTCTCGCCTACGTCGCCGAAGGGGACAAGGAAGACATCGACCGCGCCGTCGCCTGTGCCCGCGACGCGTTTGAATCCGGCCCGTGGCATCGCATGATGCCGTCTGAACGTGCCCGTCTCATCTACACGTTGGCCGACTTGATCGAGCGTGACTCTGACGTATTCGCAGAGATCGAATCGCTCGACAACGGCAAGCCGATTGCAGAAGCCAAAGGGTTCGACGTTCCGATGACCGTCGAGCACTTCCGCTATTACGCAGGCTGGGCCACCAAGATCTCGGGCGACGTGATTCCGGTCAACATCCCGAACATGCACAACTACGTGCGCCGCGAGCCGATCGGCGTCGTCGGGCAGATCATCCCGTGGAACTTCCCGTTGTTGATGGCCGCTTGGAAACTGGGGGCGGCACTGGCGACAGGCTGCACCGTGGTTCTCAAACCGGCAGAGCAAACGCCGCTGTCCGCCCTCTACCTCGCCAAACTCGTCCAAGAAGCGGGCTTCCCGGCGGGCGTCGTCAACATCGTGCCGGGCTTCGGCGAAACGGCGGGCAACGCGCTCGTCACCCATCGTGACGTGGACAAAATCGCGTTCACCGGCTCCACCGAAGTCGGCAAGTTGATCATGAGCAACGCAAGCGTCGATCTCAAGCGCGTCTCTCTGGAACTGGGCGGCAAGTCGCCGAACATCATCTTCCCGGACGCAGACTTCTCCCGTGCGGTCAAAGGCTCGATGCAGGCGATCTTCTTCAACCAAGGCCAAGTCTGCTCGGCAGGTTCCCGCCTGTACATCCACAAAAGCCAATACGACAACGTGCTCTCCGACATGGTGACGCATGCGAGCAACGTGCGCCAAGGCTACGGCATCGACCCGAAAACGCAAATGGGCCCGCTCGTCTCCGAAGAACAACTGACCCGCGTCACCGGCTACATCGAACGCGGTCTGGAACAGGGAGCCAAGATCGCCATCGGCGGTGAGCGCGGCGAGGGCGACCTCTCCCGCGGCTACTTCGTGCGACCGACCGTGTTCTACGATGTCCAAGACGACATGGCGATTGCCCAAGAGGAAATCTTCGGCCCGGTTGTCGCCACGATGCCGTTTGACGACATCGAAGACGTAATCAAACGCGCCAATGCATCCACCTACGGCCTCGCCGCCGGCGTCTGGACGCAGAACATGAAAACGGCGTTCACCGTCGCGAACTCGCTCAAAGCAGGTTCCGTCTGGATCAACTGCTACAACATGTTCGACGCCGCTTCTCCGTTTGGCGGGTACAAACACTCCGGCATCGGCCGCGAGATGGGCGAATACGCGCTGGAAAACTACACGCAACACAAGAGCGTGTGGGTCAACTACAACTAA
- a CDS encoding bifunctional homocysteine S-methyltransferase/methylenetetrahydrofolate reductase — protein MNSSHAFRARLRSDVLVGDGAMATLLYLQGNAIGASTEELCLTEPDWVRDVHMAYLDAGANVIETNSYAANRDSLARYGLETRTTRINRASVQIARQAVEESGREAFVVGSIGSILAGRIRGTEWEEYRDIYEEQAVALLHEGVDGLILETFYDVEELLLALDVIRPLAASSGTPIISQLSLLEVGRTRDGYELTQAFRQLEAAGSDVVGLNCRLGPAEILGSLEKTIVPEGMPISVYPNAGRLGMIDGKVQYKSNAAYFGDYAVRLLDQGVGLLGGCCGTAPEHIRAIADAVAGKKRVPRINPTLAAKTEVIERETPRIELPPSPNIVDLVGQRHTIIVEYDTPKDLDIEKYLAGSKALQEAGADAITLADNSLATTRVSNMALGAILKREMGIEAIAHVACRDRNLIGQQSHLLGLHALGLNQVLVITGDPARVGDLPGATSVFDLSSFDLIRMVKQLNEGIAFSGRRMKNKARFVVGAAFNPHVRNLEPAIARLERKVEAGADFIMTQPVYDVETLLAIREATKHIQVPIFIGIMPMTGSRNAEFLHNEVPGIKIAESTLERIKRFEGEAARHEGVQIAKELLDVAVQHFNGLYLITPFHYTDMTVELTRYAREITAAQAEIAVAAHGHHHGFGCNC, from the coding sequence GTGAATTCATCACATGCTTTTCGGGCGCGACTGCGGTCTGATGTGTTGGTGGGGGACGGCGCGATGGCAACGCTTTTGTATTTGCAAGGCAACGCCATCGGAGCTTCGACGGAGGAATTGTGTCTGACGGAACCGGATTGGGTGCGGGATGTGCATATGGCGTATCTGGATGCGGGGGCGAACGTCATCGAGACGAACTCCTATGCGGCCAACCGCGATTCGCTGGCACGCTATGGCTTGGAAACGCGCACCACGCGCATCAACCGCGCTTCTGTGCAGATTGCGCGTCAAGCGGTGGAGGAATCGGGACGCGAAGCGTTCGTCGTAGGCTCCATCGGCTCCATCCTCGCCGGTCGCATTCGCGGCACTGAGTGGGAGGAATACCGAGACATCTACGAGGAACAGGCGGTTGCGCTCTTGCATGAAGGCGTCGACGGTTTGATTCTCGAAACCTTCTACGACGTCGAAGAGTTGCTGCTGGCGTTGGATGTCATCCGCCCGCTGGCCGCTTCGAGCGGTACGCCGATCATCTCGCAACTGTCGCTTCTGGAAGTCGGCCGCACCCGAGACGGGTATGAACTGACCCAAGCGTTTCGCCAACTGGAAGCGGCAGGCTCCGACGTCGTCGGTCTGAACTGTCGACTCGGCCCTGCTGAAATTCTCGGCTCCTTGGAAAAAACCATCGTCCCCGAAGGCATGCCGATCTCCGTCTACCCGAACGCCGGGCGACTGGGCATGATCGACGGCAAAGTCCAATACAAATCCAACGCCGCGTACTTTGGCGACTATGCGGTTCGACTGCTCGACCAAGGCGTTGGACTCCTCGGCGGTTGTTGCGGCACTGCGCCGGAACACATCCGCGCGATTGCAGACGCCGTCGCGGGAAAAAAACGCGTGCCCCGCATCAACCCCACCCTCGCCGCCAAAACGGAAGTCATCGAACGGGAAACGCCGCGCATCGAATTGCCTCCGTCTCCGAACATCGTCGATCTGGTCGGTCAACGCCATACGATCATCGTCGAGTACGACACCCCGAAGGACCTCGACATCGAAAAGTACCTCGCCGGAAGCAAAGCGCTCCAAGAAGCCGGAGCAGATGCGATCACCCTCGCCGACAATTCGCTGGCGACCACCCGTGTCAGCAACATGGCGCTCGGCGCCATTCTCAAGCGTGAAATGGGCATCGAAGCGATCGCCCACGTCGCCTGTCGCGACCGCAACTTGATCGGGCAGCAATCTCATCTCTTGGGTCTGCACGCACTGGGCTTGAATCAAGTCCTCGTCATCACCGGCGACCCGGCGCGAGTCGGAGACCTGCCGGGGGCGACGTCCGTGTTCGATCTCTCGTCGTTCGACCTGATCCGCATGGTCAAACAACTTAATGAAGGAATTGCCTTCTCCGGTCGTCGGATGAAGAACAAAGCCCGCTTCGTCGTCGGAGCGGCGTTCAACCCGCACGTCCGCAATTTGGAGCCGGCCATCGCACGCCTCGAACGCAAAGTCGAAGCGGGAGCAGACTTCATCATGACCCAACCCGTCTATGACGTGGAGACGTTACTCGCGATCCGCGAAGCGACGAAGCACATCCAAGTTCCGATCTTCATCGGCATCATGCCGATGACAGGGTCGCGCAATGCAGAATTTCTGCACAACGAAGTGCCGGGCATCAAAATCGCCGAATCGACGCTTGAGCGCATCAAGCGCTTCGAAGGCGAGGCCGCCCGTCACGAAGGCGTGCAGATCGCCAAGGAACTGCTCGACGTCGCCGTGCAACATTTCAACGGCCTGTACTTGATCACGCCGTTCCACTATACCGATATGACCGTCGAATTGACCCGCTACGCACGGGAAATCACGGCGGCCCAAGCGGAGATCGCGGTTGCGGCTCACGGCCATCACCACGGTTTCGGCTGCAACTGCTAA
- a CDS encoding LTA synthase family protein encodes MKRPELKALRSPFVLYTLFMILKSLHVRQWMYEDATFWSVVAVELSAFLLLFSAVELIGRKGKNVVYFLLNFLLSTIYLAVLVYYRQFHRIPPFESLYLLGEAESVGDSIAVLLDPTDVIMYLDLVVVAVFALIRKPIFTANPLFPRKVWGGVLVLSLLVSSWNITLKSSQDVLDPSKLAKDVGLLNAEAYQAIKEKRSKEFDTGPITQEGINDLKGITEPTDPRAFGVAKNKNLIVIQLESFQNFVLGKKINGQEITPNLNKLVGESLYFDHYNSMIGQGNTSDAEFITNTSLYPLENGAMSTIYKDKSFPSLPKLLEDAGYDAFTMHVNDASFYNRNEMYPNMGYNQYYDKSYFGTDDVIGMGSSDNVLYGKSLPLLKERADRGQPFYANYVTLSSHHPFKLPDGADDLQVPSEYQGTMLGDYLHAVHYTDAALGTFFDLLKQNGLYDQTVIALYGDHFAFHADSVSAEDATSLQELLGHPYDKTDMLNIPMIMHVPGMGAETLHGIGGQVDTMPTLANLLGVKLGDQIHFGQDLLNQPHNRIGELFYFPTGSFVQDDLLYLSEGSVTIDLLSRERKEGTEEYSNPMTNVLELEKESRAYIERLPARKKS; translated from the coding sequence ATGAAGCGTCCCGAGCTCAAGGCACTGAGAAGCCCTTTTGTCCTCTACACGCTGTTTATGATACTCAAGTCCCTGCATGTCCGACAATGGATGTACGAAGACGCCACGTTTTGGAGCGTCGTGGCAGTGGAATTGAGTGCTTTTTTGTTGCTGTTCAGCGCTGTGGAGCTGATTGGCAGAAAGGGCAAGAACGTCGTCTATTTCCTGCTGAACTTCCTGCTTTCCACCATTTATTTGGCGGTGCTGGTCTACTACCGCCAGTTCCACCGCATCCCGCCGTTTGAGTCGCTGTACTTGCTCGGCGAAGCGGAGTCGGTGGGCGACTCCATCGCGGTGCTGCTCGACCCGACCGATGTCATCATGTACCTCGACCTCGTCGTCGTGGCGGTGTTTGCGCTGATCCGCAAACCGATCTTCACGGCGAACCCGCTGTTCCCGCGCAAAGTCTGGGGCGGCGTGCTGGTCTTGTCGCTGCTGGTCTCAAGTTGGAACATCACCTTGAAAAGCTCGCAAGACGTCCTCGACCCGTCCAAACTCGCCAAGGACGTCGGCCTTCTCAACGCCGAAGCCTACCAAGCGATCAAAGAAAAGCGCAGCAAGGAATTCGACACCGGCCCGATTACGCAAGAGGGCATCAACGATCTCAAAGGCATCACCGAACCGACAGACCCGCGCGCATTCGGCGTGGCGAAGAACAAAAACCTGATCGTCATCCAGCTCGAATCGTTCCAAAACTTCGTGCTCGGCAAGAAAATCAACGGCCAAGAGATCACGCCGAACCTGAACAAACTGGTCGGAGAGAGCCTCTACTTCGATCATTACAACTCCATGATCGGGCAAGGCAACACCTCCGACGCCGAATTCATCACGAACACCTCGCTCTACCCGCTGGAGAACGGCGCGATGTCGACGATCTACAAGGACAAATCGTTCCCAAGCCTCCCGAAACTGTTGGAGGACGCCGGGTATGACGCGTTCACGATGCACGTCAACGACGCGAGCTTCTACAACCGCAACGAGATGTATCCGAACATGGGATACAACCAATACTATGACAAATCTTACTTCGGCACCGACGATGTCATCGGCATGGGGTCGAGCGACAACGTGCTCTACGGCAAGTCCCTGCCGCTGTTGAAGGAACGAGCGGACCGCGGACAACCGTTCTACGCCAACTACGTCACCCTGTCCAGTCACCATCCGTTCAAATTGCCGGACGGGGCGGACGACTTGCAAGTGCCGTCCGAGTACCAAGGCACGATGCTCGGCGATTATCTGCACGCCGTGCATTACACAGACGCGGCACTGGGCACATTCTTCGACCTCTTGAAGCAAAACGGCCTCTACGACCAGACGGTGATCGCGCTCTACGGCGACCACTTCGCGTTCCACGCCGACTCGGTCTCAGCCGAAGACGCCACATCTCTGCAAGAACTGCTCGGTCATCCGTATGACAAAACCGACATGCTGAACATCCCGATGATCATGCACGTGCCGGGGATGGGGGCCGAAACCTTGCACGGCATCGGCGGGCAAGTCGATACGATGCCGACGCTTGCCAACCTGCTGGGCGTGAAACTCGGCGACCAGATTCACTTCGGGCAAGACCTGCTCAACCAACCTCACAACCGCATTGGCGAGTTGTTCTACTTCCCGACGGGGTCGTTTGTGCAAGACGACCTGCTCTATCTCTCGGAGGGCTCCGTCACGATTGACCTCCTCTCCCGTGAACGCAAGGAAGGGACCGAGGAATACAGCAACCCCATGACGAACGTCTTGGAATTGGAAAAAGAGTCACGCGCGTATATCGAACGCCTGCCTGCACGGAAAAAAAGCTGA
- a CDS encoding bifunctional diguanylate cyclase/phosphodiesterase, which produces MLSDEVCRKLLALGNSREPILISHLEESSIPGVQAFLGVPIVLEDGVLYGTLGAVDSQPYPFQDRDVAIMESLARLLAKSVLQDRAFTHHQTLSNQIDIMCDHMTDIISVMDREGILEYASPSHVTVLGFAADEFIGKSVFEFVHPNELSSIKSEFYDLLVTKHTRMLEMRFRTKTGWIDMEVTGSPILDKTGQITHVIAIGRDISERKLSKQLLEESEQRYRSLFDHHPDAIFSLDLEGRLVTLNESCGTVTGMTREELEYLPFLEVVASEHRELAWQKFLEAKSGLTTGAYELSILNVRGEKVDVQASKLPIFVNGEVVGVYGTIKNVTAFNQMQTELKRMAYYDDLTGLPNRRFMVQEIGKSIERAGQNGTLTALLYLDIDRFKNINDSFGHAFGDRFLQAVAERLQQCCAESGLFVARVVGDEFTILLSNQSSYTSILDTVSYLLHCIGRQFLIEGKELFMTPSVGIAIYPLHALDADTLLKNADSAVHTAKITRHQVEIYRQSDRDPAELYSLEKDLRVAVANREFVLYYQPKVDIQQGSITSVEALIRWIHPQRGMVSPADFIPLAEDTGLIPQIGDIALEIACLQAKAWLEAGTPLRVAVNVSALQFHQGDYVEQVVDKLRQTGLPPELLELEITESVVMKDVERVKQTMQELHQLGISISIDDFGTGYSSLQYLNLFPIQSLKIDRSFVQSIDSQADRAPIVTTIIAMAQTLGMEVIAEGVETEEQVDFLFKHGCNLVQGFIYFRPMPADQVLEQIMNTQKS; this is translated from the coding sequence ATGCTTTCCGATGAAGTGTGCCGCAAACTCCTCGCACTTGGAAACAGCCGCGAGCCGATCCTCATCTCTCATCTGGAAGAATCTTCGATCCCCGGCGTTCAAGCGTTCCTCGGGGTTCCAATCGTCTTGGAAGACGGGGTGCTGTACGGAACACTGGGTGCTGTTGATTCGCAGCCATATCCCTTTCAAGACCGCGACGTCGCGATCATGGAGTCGCTGGCCCGCTTGTTGGCGAAGTCGGTGTTACAGGACCGCGCGTTCACCCATCACCAAACCCTCTCCAACCAAATCGATATCATGTGTGACCATATGACCGACATCATTTCCGTCATGGACCGAGAAGGGATTCTCGAATACGCATCCCCCTCTCATGTGACGGTTTTAGGCTTTGCGGCAGACGAGTTCATTGGGAAATCGGTGTTCGAATTTGTACACCCTAACGAACTGTCTTCCATTAAATCTGAATTCTATGACTTGTTGGTTACGAAACACACCCGCATGTTGGAAATGCGCTTTCGAACCAAAACCGGATGGATCGACATGGAAGTCACAGGCTCTCCGATTCTCGACAAAACCGGGCAAATCACGCATGTCATCGCAATCGGGCGAGACATCTCCGAACGCAAATTGTCCAAGCAGTTGTTAGAGGAGAGCGAGCAGCGGTATCGTTCGCTGTTCGACCATCATCCGGATGCGATTTTTTCCCTCGATTTGGAGGGCAGGTTGGTGACGTTGAACGAGTCTTGCGGAACGGTGACGGGTATGACTCGCGAGGAATTGGAGTATCTCCCGTTCTTGGAAGTCGTTGCGTCGGAACATCGCGAACTCGCGTGGCAGAAGTTCCTCGAAGCCAAGTCCGGACTGACGACGGGCGCCTACGAACTGTCGATCCTGAACGTCCGGGGGGAAAAAGTCGACGTGCAGGCGTCCAAACTGCCGATCTTCGTCAACGGGGAAGTCGTCGGCGTCTATGGAACGATCAAGAACGTGACCGCCTTCAACCAGATGCAGACCGAGTTGAAACGGATGGCGTACTACGACGACCTCACCGGACTTCCGAACAGACGGTTCATGGTGCAGGAGATCGGCAAGTCTATCGAACGGGCGGGGCAGAACGGAACGCTCACAGCACTTCTCTATCTGGATATCGACCGCTTCAAGAACATCAACGATTCGTTCGGCCATGCGTTTGGAGATCGCTTCTTGCAAGCGGTGGCGGAGCGTCTGCAACAGTGTTGTGCAGAGTCCGGTTTGTTTGTGGCTCGCGTGGTTGGGGATGAATTCACGATCCTGCTCAGCAACCAATCTTCGTATACGTCGATTCTGGACACCGTTTCGTATCTGCTCCATTGCATCGGCAGGCAGTTTTTGATTGAAGGCAAGGAATTGTTCATGACGCCGAGCGTCGGGATTGCGATCTACCCTCTTCACGCGCTGGACGCCGATACCCTGCTGAAAAACGCAGACTCCGCCGTCCACACCGCCAAGATCACGCGTCACCAAGTGGAGATCTACCGCCAATCGGACCGAGACCCCGCCGAACTGTATTCGTTGGAAAAAGACCTGCGGGTCGCCGTCGCCAACCGCGAGTTCGTGCTGTACTACCAGCCGAAAGTCGACATTCAACAAGGGAGTATCACAAGCGTGGAAGCGCTGATCCGCTGGATTCATCCACAGCGCGGCATGGTGTCGCCCGCAGACTTCATCCCGCTCGCCGAAGACACGGGGCTGATCCCGCAAATCGGCGATATTGCGCTGGAGATCGCCTGCCTGCAAGCGAAGGCATGGCTTGAGGCGGGCACTCCGCTGCGAGTCGCGGTCAACGTCTCGGCGCTTCAGTTCCACCAAGGAGACTACGTGGAGCAGGTCGTGGACAAGCTCCGGCAGACCGGACTTCCGCCGGAGTTGCTCGAATTGGAGATCACGGAAAGCGTTGTCATGAAGGACGTCGAACGTGTCAAACAAACGATGCAAGAGTTGCACCAATTGGGCATATCCATATCAATTGACGACTTTGGGACGGGGTATTCCTCGTTGCAATATCTGAACTTGTTCCCGATCCAATCGCTCAAAATCGATCGGTCGTTTGTCCAGAGCATCGATTCCCAAGCCGATCGCGCGCCGATCGTCACCACGATCATCGCGATGGCGCAGACGCTGGGGATGGAAGTCATCGCCGAAGGAGTCGAGACGGAGGAGCAAGTCGATTTCCTGTTCAAGCACGGGTGCAATTTGGTGCAAGGGTTTATCTACTTCCGCCCGATGCCGGCCGATCAGGTGTTGGAGCAGATCATGAACACGCAAAAAAGCTGA
- a CDS encoding cadherin-like beta sandwich domain-containing protein, protein ALTPNFDSGTPTYTVSVGNAVTNLTVTPTVSNSHATVKVGTEDVTSGSASSPIALSVGSNVISVTVKAENGDTQTYSLTVTRAAAPLSSDATLSNLTVSQGALTPNFDSGTPTYTVSVGNAVTNLTVTPTVSDSHATVKVGTEDVTSGNASSPIALSVGSNVISVTVKAENGDTQTYSLTVTRAAAPLSSDATLSNLTVSQGTLTPNFDSGKTSYTVHVGNVVNSLTLTPTLAEAQATVLVNGVAVISGQASAPISLNVGSNTLTVVVTAQDGSTQKTYTLTVIRAGGSTPSTGTVTVVVTGGSSTGSTIQDMTQKLGTNLNVSATIYGADGKPLNLSDIPVKNDGTFQMPNVQTGTYHMVLNVIAPTGEKLAGQPATLTVDSNHAAKIQTELIDPFGIVRDSITHQPIDGVKTTLYWADTQLNRDKGRTPNTPVNLPELSNMAPNQNHNPQITRDGGQYGWMVFPDGDYYMVAQRDGYVVYDSRQDLRDEQQGDTSFIRNGLIHVGQTIVQMNYDMEPKAVREGVHQPYIYGYPNGTFGPDNQITRAELAAILARILPDGTNSATVPSFQDLQATHWAYNSIAKVFGLKIMVGNPDGTFRPDDVVTRAEMAVVIAKLKQLPTALDTDFSDIGGHWAQAFIAQAEQSGYVTGYPDHTYRPDQAITRAETVVIMNRVLQRHVQHVDTPSIWSDVPSTFWGYADIMEASQSHDYQVLQDGSEVWKK, encoded by the coding sequence CGCTCTGACTCCGAACTTCGATTCGGGCACGCCTACTTACACGGTGAGCGTTGGCAATGCAGTCACGAATCTCACCGTCACCCCGACGGTTTCGAATTCGCACGCGACTGTGAAAGTCGGCACGGAGGATGTTACCAGCGGCAGCGCTTCCTCTCCGATTGCTCTGTCCGTCGGCTCAAACGTCATTTCGGTAACGGTCAAAGCGGAGAACGGCGATACGCAAACCTACTCTCTCACCGTGACTCGTGCGGCGGCTCCGCTTTCGAGCGATGCAACCCTCAGCAATTTGACGGTCAGCCAGGGCGCTCTGACTCCAAACTTCGATTCGGGCACGCCTACTTACACGGTGAGCGTTGGCAATGCAGTCACGAATCTCACCGTCACCCCGACGGTTTCCGATTCGCACGCGACTGTGAAAGTCGGCACAGAAGACGTTACCAGCGGCAACGCTTCCTCTCCGATTGCGCTGTCCGTCGGCTCAAACGTCATTTCGGTAACGGTCAAAGCGGAGAACGGCGATACGCAAACCTACTCTCTCACTGTGACTCGTGCGGCGGCTCCGCTTTCGAGCGATGCAACCCTCAGCAATTTGACGGTCAGCCAGGGCACGCTGACTCCGAATTTCGATTCGGGCAAAACGTCCTACACCGTACACGTAGGCAATGTAGTGAACAGCCTGACCCTTACTCCTACACTTGCCGAAGCACAGGCAACGGTACTGGTCAATGGAGTTGCGGTCATCAGCGGCCAGGCTTCCGCTCCGATCTCCTTGAATGTTGGCAGCAACACCCTGACAGTGGTTGTCACCGCTCAGGATGGATCGACTCAAAAAACGTACACCCTCACCGTAATCCGAGCAGGCGGTAGCACCCCGTCTACCGGCACGGTTACGGTCGTCGTCACCGGAGGTTCCTCCACCGGCTCCACGATTCAAGACATGACGCAAAAACTGGGAACGAATTTGAACGTCTCCGCGACGATCTATGGCGCTGACGGGAAACCGCTCAACCTGTCTGACATCCCGGTCAAAAACGACGGCACGTTCCAAATGCCAAACGTTCAAACCGGAACCTACCACATGGTTCTGAACGTCATCGCGCCGACCGGTGAAAAACTTGCAGGTCAACCAGCGACCCTGACCGTCGACAGCAACCATGCGGCGAAGATCCAAACCGAGTTGATCGACCCGTTCGGCATCGTCCGCGACTCCATCACACATCAACCGATTGATGGTGTCAAAACGACCCTGTACTGGGCAGATACCCAACTCAACCGTGACAAAGGCCGCACGCCGAACACGCCGGTCAATCTCCCGGAACTTTCGAACATGGCTCCGAACCAAAACCACAACCCGCAGATCACCCGCGATGGCGGTCAATACGGGTGGATGGTCTTCCCGGACGGTGATTACTACATGGTTGCACAACGAGACGGCTATGTTGTATACGACAGTCGTCAAGACCTCCGAGATGAACAACAAGGCGATACCAGTTTCATCCGCAACGGGCTGATCCACGTCGGACAAACCATCGTCCAAATGAACTATGACATGGAACCGAAGGCCGTACGCGAAGGCGTTCACCAACCGTACATCTACGGCTATCCGAACGGCACCTTCGGCCCCGACAACCAGATCACCCGCGCAGAACTCGCCGCCATCCTCGCGCGCATTCTGCCGGATGGCACGAACTCTGCAACCGTACCGTCCTTCCAAGATCTCCAAGCAACGCACTGGGCGTACAACTCCATTGCGAAAGTCTTCGGTTTGAAGATCATGGTCGGCAACCCGGACGGCACCTTCCGCCCGGACGATGTCGTCACTCGCGCCGAGATGGCGGTCGTCATCGCGAAGCTCAAACAGCTTCCGACCGCACTCGATACGGACTTCTCTGACATCGGCGGCCACTGGGCGCAAGCGTTCATCGCCCAAGCAGAACAAAGCGGTTATGTGACCGGCTACCCGGATCATACCTATCGCCCGGACCAAGCGATCACCCGCGCAGAAACGGTCGTCATCATGAACCGTGTGCTTCAACGCCACGTCCAACACGTTGACACACCGTCCATTTGGTCCGACGTACCCTCGACTTTCTGGGGCTACGCAGACATCATGGAAGCCTCTCAATCACATGACTACCAAGTGCTGCAAGACGGCTCCGAAGTCTGGAAGAAGTAA
- a CDS encoding cadherin-like beta sandwich domain-containing protein: MQSFRFTRRIERWIGSFLIFALVLVSSGFGSFMSSASAASSWSPVTSNSSVGIYGGCYGNGHYVGVGQSGEVVTSSDGTTWTSQTVGTDDLLRCTYQNGKFLAVGYGTPHLYSTGASMYSSADGLAWTAVTIPDTESIFGIAFNGTTYVTVGTGGKILTSSNGTTWSSMTPFTSQDLNDVVFGGNRFVAVGANGGVFVSNNGGVSWASQSVGSSTNLHGVAYDGSLQYVAVGDDGIYLSTDAVSWTKKQSTSDLMYGVTYGGGQFVASGLSGLLYTSADGISWTSETFDASQMFYSVFAGGTKYVAVGESGYLATKPMSLSLSNDASLSNLTVSQGALTPNFDSGTPTYTVSVGNAVTNLTVTPTVSNSHATVK; the protein is encoded by the coding sequence ATGCAAAGCTTTCGTTTTACGAGACGAATCGAGCGTTGGATCGGTTCCTTTCTCATCTTCGCACTCGTGTTGGTTTCCAGCGGATTTGGCTCCTTCATGTCCTCTGCATCTGCAGCATCTAGTTGGAGTCCTGTAACTTCCAATTCCTCAGTCGGTATCTATGGAGGATGCTATGGCAACGGTCACTATGTAGGTGTCGGTCAATCTGGGGAGGTCGTCACCTCATCAGACGGCACGACTTGGACTTCTCAGACCGTTGGGACGGATGACCTGTTGCGCTGTACGTATCAGAACGGCAAGTTTTTAGCCGTTGGATACGGCACGCCTCATCTGTACAGCACCGGCGCTTCTATGTACAGTTCAGCAGACGGCCTTGCTTGGACTGCGGTGACCATTCCCGACACCGAGTCTATTTTCGGCATTGCATTTAACGGGACAACCTATGTCACAGTAGGAACCGGCGGTAAGATTTTGACCTCTTCCAACGGGACGACGTGGAGTTCGATGACTCCTTTTACCTCTCAAGATCTGAATGATGTGGTCTTTGGAGGCAATCGCTTCGTAGCGGTTGGAGCGAACGGCGGTGTCTTTGTCTCGAACAACGGCGGTGTATCTTGGGCCTCACAATCCGTCGGTTCGTCCACCAATCTCCATGGTGTTGCGTACGATGGGAGTCTCCAGTACGTCGCAGTCGGGGATGACGGGATCTATTTGTCTACGGACGCAGTCTCGTGGACGAAGAAACAAAGCACTTCCGATCTGATGTACGGAGTCACATATGGCGGAGGACAATTTGTCGCCTCCGGGCTTTCCGGTCTCCTCTATACATCGGCAGACGGGATTTCGTGGACGTCGGAAACGTTTGATGCTTCGCAAATGTTCTACTCTGTGTTTGCCGGTGGCACGAAATACGTCGCTGTCGGTGAATCCGGTTATCTCGCGACGAAACCGATGAGTTTGAGTTTGAGCAACGATGCGAGCTTGAGCAATTTGACGGTTAGCCAGGGCGCTCTGACTCCGAACTTCGATTCGGGCACGCCTACTTACACGGTGAGCGTTGGCAATGCAGTCACGAATCTCACCGTCACCCCGACGGTTTCGAATTCGCACGCGACTGTGAAAG